The following proteins are co-located in the Amyelois transitella isolate CPQ chromosome W, ilAmyTran1.1, whole genome shotgun sequence genome:
- the LOC132904287 gene encoding uncharacterized protein LOC132904287, which produces MYTCASCGSLHSEGTICSACKQHYDFSCSGVTEAGYRKLGDRKNTWKCPKCKSGSSQSGALSPQPSQLDRMQDQLNKIMLQLATFASVAEDVKIIKRDVGSLKESVEMAHERLNSFCDKVNAIEAQVVEVQKVAEEVPVLKEEINKLKQELRDRDQWARANNVEIRGIPLKKNENLYEIINRITSLCNFSVRKEDINYIARIPTRSAASEKPIVVSLNNRYTKDEFVALARKNKELNLLNLGFGTAGSFYVNDHLTQFNKELLRRAKSLAKENNFQYVWVKYCKIMVRRTDSSPIIFIKSEKDLQKIT; this is translated from the coding sequence atgtatacctGTGCTAGTTGTGGCAGTCTGCACTCCGAGGGAACCATTTGTAGTGCTTGTAAACAGCACTATGACTTCTCTTGTTCTGGAGTTACTGAAGCTGGATACCGTAAGCTCGGCGACAGGAAGAATACATGGAAATGTCCCAAATGTAAATCTGGATCGTCACAATCAGGTGCCTTATCTCCACAACCTAGCCAATTGGATAGGATGCAGGATCAATTGAATAAAATCATGCTCCAACTTGCCACATTTGCATCCGTAGCTGAagatgtaaaaattataaaacgtgATGTTGGGAGTCTAAAAGAATCAGTGGAGATGGCTCACGAGAggttaaatagtttttgtgacAAAGTTAATGCCATAGAAGCACAAGTTGTAGAAGTACAAAAGGTAGCAGAGGAAGTCCCtgttttaaaagaagaaataaataagctgAAGCAGGAACTTCGGGACAGGGACCAATGGGCTAGGGCCAACAATGTGGAAATTCGCGGAATCCCTctaaagaaaaatgaaaatctttatgaaattataaatagaatcACATCTTTGTGCAACTTCTCGGTGAGGAAAGAAGATATTAACTACATTGCACGTATTCCAACACGGTCTGCAGCTTCTGAGAAACCAATAGTGGTATCTCTCAACAACCGCTACACCAAAGACGAGTTTGTGGCATTAGCAAGGAAGAATAAAGAACTTAACCTCTTGAATTTGGGCTTCGGCACGGCGGGAAGCTTCTATGTCAATGATCATTTGACTCAGTTTAATAAAGAACTGCTAAGAAGGGCAAAATCTTTGgcgaaagaaaataattttcaatatgtttgggtcaaatattgtaaaattatggTCCGAAGAACGGATTCATCaccgataatttttataaaaagcgaaaaagacttacaaaaaataacatga
- the LOC132904168 gene encoding uncharacterized protein LOC132904168, whose protein sequence is MDLAMGKVDLGALGIPGVKFKKVATGTCILEIAGTEDTKANLLASKLKEVLDPQVAEVSRPQKYADLRVLELCDSATPAVVCGAIARAGQCPESEIRVGDIREDRTGVRTAFVRCPIAAAKRLTANGTRLLVGWVSAQVKLLPARPMQCFRCQETGHVSQRCTAESYRSLLCFRCGEPGHKAAACNAAPKCILCAGAGKPTGHRVGSKACSSTRQNKKRRRGGKRGASAATAQTQPSRAAQSAEAMETGASK, encoded by the coding sequence ATGGATCTGGCCATGGGTAAAGTGGACCTCGGCGCCCTGGGTATACCCGGggtcaaatttaaaaaggtgGCAACCGGCACCTGCATTTTAGAAATCGCGGGTACCGAGGACACAAAGGCCAACCTCCTGGCGTCTAAATTAAAAGAGGTCCTGGATCCCCAGGTAGCGGAAGTATCCAGGCCTCAGAAATACGCCGATTTGCGTGTGCTGGAGCTGTGCGACTCTGCCACCCCAGCTGTGGTGTGTGGTGCAATCGCCCGGGCTGGTCAATGCCCCGAATCCGAAATCCGGGTCGGGGACATTCGGGAGGACCGCACGGGCGTTCGTACCGCTTTTGTCAGGTGTCCCATCGCGGCGGCCAAACGGCTGACCGCCAACGGCACCAGGCTCCTAGTCGGATGGGTTTCGGCGCAGGTAAAACTGCTGCCGGCTAGGCCCATGCAGTGCTTCCGCTGCCAAGAGACGGGTCATGTCTCGCAGCGGTGCACTGCCGAGTCCTACAGGAGCCTGCTGTGCTTCAGGTGTGGCGAGCCAGGTCACAAGGCCGCGGCGTGCAACGCCGCCCCCAAGTGCATCTTGTGCGCGGGGGCAGGCAAGCCGACGGGGCACCGCGTGGGGAGCAAGGCGTGCTCCAGCACgcgccaaaataaaaaaagaaggagAGGTGGGAAGCGGGGTGCGTCCGCGGCTACAGCCCAGACGCAGCCTTCTCGTGCGGCTCAGAGCGCCGAGGCGATGGAAACGGGGGCCTCTAAATAA